The Epinephelus lanceolatus isolate andai-2023 chromosome 16, ASM4190304v1, whole genome shotgun sequence nucleotide sequence ttttatctgtctcatgtactactgtcaggatatgGTGACACTTTCAGCAGAGATAACAAAAAGTGACAAATGTTACATGTTAAAAATTTATGATACAAATGTCCTATACCTTTTTTTAAGATATATATTATACACATGCCTGTAACGCTTCGTCTGGCCCACAGGTACTACCACTACCTGTTCTCCCACTACCTACCCCAGTCTCTGCGGACTCTGGTGGATCGCACCTCCAACTGCGAAGACATCCTGATGAACTTCCTGGTCTCTGCTGTAACCCACCTGCCGCCAATCAAAGTGGCTCAAAGGAAGCAGTACAAAGAGTTGCCCAGTCCACAGGTAGGTATCCATTTGTCTGTCTCGCTTGTGTTTAATGCTGTAGCCTGTGGATGCTGTTGATTCAAATGTCAGGTCAGTAGTGGGTGATAAATGTCTTGCTCTACCTCTCAGGGTACAAAGAGTGTCCCCTGGGCCAACCCGGAGCACTTCAACCAGCGGCAGGAGTGTGTCAACACCTTCGCCAACTGGTTTGGCTACATGCCCCTGGTCCACTCACAGTTTCGCCTGGACCCCGTGCTCTTCAAAGATCAAGTGTCTGTCCTCCGAAAGAAGTACAAAGACCTggagagagcttgaaaatgacggacaaaatgtacaaaaaggCTTGAAAGCATCGAGTTTCTGGTCTAGTGGCCTTTTGGACAGACAAATGGACCAATCGATGGACAGTCAAGAGGGGAAACTCAAGACTGTCTGGGATGTGGACAAAATGGCAGTGTGGTCTGTTTGTGACATGGACAAAGTACAATCATCAGACAGACCCTGGTGGACTGTTCTGGactatatacatataaatatgaaGAGAAAAGGGCCTATATAAGTTTGAGAGGAGCTTCAGAtgattctcccacctccacgaGTCTGTTAAGACAACAAAGGAGGAAATTTCGGGGCCTTGAAAGAGTCCCTGATGTTGGGCCTTTCACAAAGAAAGGACAATCTCTATtggacagcaaaaaaaatgaGCGTGTGTCAACACTTCAGATGTCAGTGCTATTGCTGTGACGACGAGGAAAGAAATGGCCATCTAATGCCAGAAGGGACTGGTATTGGTGCCATGCACTCCAGCTGTCAATGTGTATCTCAGCGTTACAGAGCAGGgactgttgccatggaaacagatCATTTCACATCAAAATGCTAACTGTAAAACcaataaaatgatttataaaTGCAAATCGTGGCATGATGGGGCATTAAGTTTGAATTTTTTCTTTGCCCTTACTTGGCACACACCCTCTATTCAAAGTCCAGGACATATGATACATCATGAGATACTCAAGCCTTAAGTGAGACTGACAGTAACTGGACACATTTGGGTCCTGTAACTCCACATGTACGAGGAAGACAACACGGAATAATCTCAAACCAATTTCGAGAAGAAGGAGCATCCTGGCTGCATTACCCAGGATGAGACTGTCATTTCCTTTGAAAAAGTGGAAAAGTAGAATCGTGTTGAGCGAGGAACAGGCAAAAGAAACTAGACTTACACACTGAATCaactttgattgttttgtgGTGAGTTGCAGTGTTGGcaatatcagctgtagagatgtctgccttctctcaactgtaatgaaactagatgccactcagcttgtggtgctcaatgcGCCAAAAAAGAAATTTGAAAAACCTGAACAACAATGTCgctttttccagaaatcatgacccagttactcaagataatccacagaccttgttgtgagcagtttcatgtagaaactattttctgtctactgaACAACACCcatcaactgtatcactgtgcagaaggaagtgtgcatctactcatggatgtgAGCCTCGTGACAGGACGAGATGTAAACAATGACGTCCTCATCGgttgagctgtaacgttagcttgctcagtggtgctatgtgagctagcagtagaggCCAATTCCTTCTGCACGGAGATACGGTGTGAGGGTGTCGTTCAGAGGAAGGAATTTGTCAGttttgatttctggaaagacacactgctgttaagtttttcaaaagtatttctggcaccacaagctgagttcCATCAAGTTCTGCAGtatttaagagaaggcagacatctctacaaacAATATCTTTAACACTCTGCGACTCACACCGAACAATCTAGATTcgtaaatagcactacaggaaagagaaaaaatatgtaccATGACTCAAAATCTAAAAGCTTAAACAATTTGCTcaaatcttttaaaataaattctctGCCGATTGACGAATTGTTTCAGTTTTACTCTGTTACCATACTACATATTAATATTTCGATACAGTTCATATATTGTAAACATACGCAGCTCATACAAACTGAGACAAACATATTTTCCTTTCCAATGGATACAGTGATAATTTGTGCCATGTACTGTAGCGTCTCACACAAGTATCATCCTGGGTTTTTATTTTCCTGGCAATCAATTTGACGGAGAGACTCTTTGGGCCGACTGAACTGGCTGTAAAATTATTCTAAATACAATTACAGCAATCAGAAGCATTACTCAATCACATGTCCTCGGGATCCAGGCTAACAGTCTGATGTAGTGTAGGAGCGCTACAGTGATGAGCTGTTGGTGTGTAAAGGAAGATGACTACAAAAGGTCAGGGTCAGAACACGCATCAGTGTGTCGGTGGATATGCCTTCATGTACTTCTACAATATCTCGATTGTGAAGGAGATCATGCATTCCCACGTCGACCCTCAGGGTTGGAAGTgaaacaatgacacacacacttaagtCTGAGCTGGCCTGTTTTGTATCAAGAAGCCGCACTTAAAGTATATGTCGAgaaattttgtttaaaaaaaaaagtttatttcatACAAAACAGAAATGACCTCAGCAGGCCTTCCTTTTGTCCCacagtttacaaaaataaattccCAGGCAAGCAAGTCTCGACGCCCTCAGGGTAAACAGGTGTGCTGTCTAGCACTCAGGAAGCTAATCTCATtaagcacatgcacacacacacacacacacacttatgtaCAAAGCACCTGAGATACATAGCTGCCAAGGGGCTAATTTGAATTCTGAActcatagtgtttttttttttacaactgacAGAGCATAATAAGGGCGATTGTTCTTATTGTAAACACAGTCGTCAGATCAGCTTCTGTGCTTTCTGGATGAATTACCTGCAATGAATTCGAGTCTGTCTGGTGTCGAGTCAGCacctgagggcaaaacaccatGAATGCACCGTTTCAagaaaactttttgtttttactggaaGCAATACAGGTTTCAACTCATTATTTAAGCGGTACGGAAACAGGAGTCCATAACATATTCACATATACACCGTGACAAAATAACAGTTGTAGAGCACTTGGCAAAGATTAATCGGGTTGTTAGCTGCCTTTTACAAAGAGACAATGATGTTGGAGTTGGAGTCTCCCAGGTTGTTGTAGCAGTTTGTGCTTTTTTTAAGCTTTCATTAAAAGGAAATGTTGATATTCTTCAACCTGGAGCCTTTTTTTCACATGTTTTGTGTCTTAAGTGACTAGTGGAGACCGGTACTGAGAGACCGTTGGAGCTGCAgtggcgaaacaggctgcagtgtaatcccTACAGGCAATTGTGtccatttacatccactaaatgtgcttgtttttgccactgacaggtttaCATTGTTTAAGTTCAGTtgtttaagtgtctgacaagatTAAGCAAAAGACCCTGcagtgaaatgaaatgtttttctttacctttggCTGATCCgttctgtttgttattgtgtgtacCCACGTCTTGCTCAAAGAGAAGCTCTGAAATCTTGTGGACTTTTCCACACTGTTGAAATCAGCTAAACATTCAGCCATGACTTTTAAAATCTATCAGATAAATCTTTAAGACTGCAGACCTCGATGTACATCCACtggaagtgcttgtttttttccacgggaggctcagattgttattttaagcggcagacagcattatggaaaggaccctGCAGAgagataaaatgtttttcagtacCTTTCGCTGGTCTGTTTGTCATTGTGACCTGGCCttgctcaaggagaagtctcattCTACAGACTCAAGAAAGGAGACTTGTTGCAAGAAAAAACATCTGTGAGAGCTGGAGAGAGGAGTGCCGGGACGAGTTTGTTGTGTTGAGTACAAAAAGCGTGGCTTAGTGTTATCAAAAAGATTTTCAATGTCACAGCTGAATATTTAGCTGACTGGGAAAAGTCTGAGAGATCTCAGAGAGAGACCGTTCCTTCACAGAACCTTGgttacacacaacaacaaacagactaGTGGAAggtcttttcatttttcttttgggTCTTCTCCATAATGTTAGCAGACAATAATAAGAAGCCTGCAAGCATTtttatggatgtaaactgacagTGCACCATTGCCTATAGGGactacattgcagcctgttctgctgctgcagctacagtGCTCTCTGTCAATACTAGTCCAAGTTCAAAAATAGCTGTCTCCATTAGTCAGTGTGAcgaaaaaacatgagaaaatagggtTCAGGTTAAACAATACAAGCTTCCCTTTAAGTCTTATCCTATCTAAATAATAGTTTCCCCTCAACAACTTCAATATAATACATAAAACAATAGTAGACGGGTGAACTGTGACTTGTAAGTTGTCAGTGATGAAGTGCCACCAAAAAGACGGTGCGCCGAAGTGAAAAGGTCCCATACTCCAAATCCAACAGACTTCCCTTATTTCACCTGGGCTTTGCCGTGACGCAGTCCGTATGTCTGTAGAGGAATGCTTCTCTTGAAAGAGAGTGCATCTACTGGAACTATCATTTCCTGAGGGTCAGCATGGCGTTGACATCCCACAGCAGGTTCCTCATCTGATCCATCAGCACCTTCATCTCCTGGTTCTTCTGACGCACCTTCTGCAGGCAAACCACAAAACACTCACTATGAACGTGATTAATAAGCGAGGTTTATTTACAAATTTACCTATTGGAGGAATTTGAGGGTAGAAAAGACACTTTTAGCTGGTTTGCTATGCtgttaacaaaacaaacaagctaCCCAGCCTCAGGCTAATGTTTCCAATATTTCGCCACTGGCTGCCTGGTGGCAATCTCCAAACCTGCCTGAACTCTTTACCCCGCTGGAATATTAACTGTAATGTTTACTAAAACAACACCCTGATTTTAAATTTACTTTGCACATGATGCAGTTTCTGCATTTCACCCACACCACAGAGCTGTACTCGGCCTGTGTcagcactgccacctacaggcaTTTACAGAAGACTTCAGAagctatatattttttcttgctCTGTCTTCTTTTAAATGGGAACCCCACTTTCCTCGTGAATGgcaaacagcaaaaaataataaacaactaTCAGCCTGAACTGCGAAGTAGCAAAGTTGTGTCCACCGAAGAAACAGTATATTGATGTTATTTAACTTGCAGCAGTGTTGGACCTTGAACTACCTTTGTTATTTTCCAAGTATCACTGAAATATATGGCAGTATGAGGGCCCATTATTACACCACCGTGGAATTACTTTGCAGCAcatactttatttattcatgcatGCGACACTGCAGGAGAACGACTGCGCTGCAATCTGACAACAGTACAGAGAGGTGCAGCTGTCACTACTTCATTCACTACTCcaacaacacagagaacacGTGTGCATGAACTTGTGACAAAAGACAACAGGAACACACCTCAAGAACCTCTTTTCTCTCCTGGTTGACAGCAGGACTGCACGGCTCCACTTTGACAGACACCAGCTCCTCTCCTACGTACGGcagaagctgaggacacagaaTGCATCCAAATAAGTTTTTCCCCCTCAAATGATACACTAATACAATTCTGCAAATGCATTCAATGAAGGCTGAATCAAAGGACAGAAAGTTAATTTTAAGTATTGTTAAAGCATAAACTATTATTCTCAGATCTATTCAGTGTTGTCTGTGACTTTCTCCGATGTTATGTGTCCTTTTGTTTTATCACTGGCTACGTTTGCGTTTCTTTCCATCTGTACTCAGGTCTCATCTTGATTTTAATGAGATTAATGAGGAATGGCGTCCATGCCTCCAACAGAGTTTCACAGACTTGGCAATGAgcactgaagctgctggaggCTTGTGGGGACCTGTCTCCATGCCAAGACTCTTCATATTGggttttcctttaatttgtccCCCATCTGTATGTGCTTCGTGCAATAATTATCATTTATTTCctaaaaataaaagctgaatatctgataaaacacataaaactaaTAAAGGCTCCTTTCTGACCTCTGACGGCCCTTCctgcaggtcagaggtcatctcCACACAGCGTTCGTACAGGAGTCTGAGCTTCCTGAACAGCAGGGCAAGCTGCCGTAGGTGTTCCTGGAGCTTCCCGAAGCGGTCCTGGTACATCGCCTGGCTCTGGGTCACACCATTAGGAAGCTACAATGAAGACATCACTGttagttacatttttggttCACATGCATACCCAGAATTTCCCACTCTCCTTAGTTTTTATAGTGTATCCGATATAAGAGCATGTGGATGGTGATGTTTCAAGCCTGGgtaaaatgcaaaacacaaatTGAGAGTCCATGGTCCTGATGCTGCTCCTTTACTTAGAGTTTTCAGGGCTGGGGGAAAAAACTTGCTCAGTTTAATGCACAAGGACAAGCTGGGAGAGGTGAGTGATACactgagaaacacagagagagacaattAGAGACACAGATCAGGTGGAGATGGAAGCATGAGTAAGAGAGATGCTGACAAGCATGCCAAGCAGATACGCCAGAAAGGAGGATGGGACAAATGCAGACTGACAGACAACAGAGGAACCCTGTGAGctagaagaacagcagccactCAGTTaacatccacacacacctgaaaGGAAACAGTAAAGTTCAGATGGTAGGAAGTTTTCTCACtgtaactaaactaaaactgtgATCTCCGAGGTGATCTTTTGACTTTTAAAGGGATAgagcacccaaaaatgaaaattcagccattatctactcacccatatgccgatggaggccctggtgcagttttagagtcctcacatcccttgcagagatcagCCGGGGGAacagctagcacacctaatggctgatggcgccccagactaacgtccaagaacataaaattgaatccacaaagtatctccatactgctcatctgtagtgatccaagtgtgctgcagccccgacataaaaagttgtttcaaaaaacatcacgtgaactctgtttttagcctcactgtagcctgtagctctgactgcttctctgtgctccgcgttcacatgtgtgtgcttgcgtgagaccagcgaaagcatgagctttgctcacccgtgtttacatcacgtgacacgtgcaccgcagggggagacagcagtaaccacagagctaaaagataatttgcactacggtcttttacgGTCTTTTTCCaaaagactttgaaactgaggaggaacagcatttctttgttgagccgtatttgtttgagcccaagTATACGCACAGAACTCAGGCTACTAGACGAAACAGCCACCGtagctcatgagcctcagccagccgcagaataccggagtcgagcgctggaaacctggtggtgtagttgtttcaaatgcaaagcaatgtcaacggatgaggaaagtctttgctgctcagactgggaattggcgatgcctgtacttgagaatctggacatcagtactgacgagactgctgctcttcagagacggCGCATCACTGaccaccctgagcgcgcacacgtgagcgcggagcacagagaagcagtcagagttcttggacgttagtctggggcgccatctgccattaggtgtgctagccgctccccccgccgatctctgcaagggatgtgaggactctaaaacttcaccagggcctctgtcggcatatgggtgagtagataatggctgaattttcatttttgggtgcactatccctttaaggtttgATTTTTAAGTCCTGCAGGTGGTCAGAATCAGAGGTTTGAACATGTATATTTCCATGAAAACCATGCAAACTGATTCTGCTGACGAGGACCGTGTGATATGGTCAAAAGCTCCGGAACAAACATGTAACTGGACATTGAGTTGAGACTGTTTTGTCAAAAAAGAATCGAAATAAACCCTGATAAATCAATAATGACAATAAGGACTGGTCCCAGCTCTTGACAAAATATTACAAAACCTTTTTAATAACATGCAGTCCAATGCAACAGCAAGACAGCTTAACATGTCATCATACCAATAGCTCTCTGATACTTTGTCAATAAAAACTGAGGAGGTTTCACAAAGAAAAAACCCTTTGTGGGGTTGTTGTATTGGACTGCATGCACTGTAAAGATATAGGGCTGCACAGCGTGTCATTTTTTATCCTCATCACCTACTGGAGGAGTTTTTGTGTTAGCTGAAAAAGAGTATCAGTAGAAAACTACACTTTAAATTCTAAGtatcattgttatttttattgatgCCTTTTATTTTCAGTTCAATATTCAGTTTATTCC carries:
- the LOC117263086 gene encoding mediator of RNA polymerase II transcription subunit 30; its protein translation is MAASLPQKPGMAGMPAQQQQQPHLPPGAASAAGQQPMPPQGALREISPVFLCRIGQETVQDIVTRTMEIFQITRATQLPNGVTQSQAMYQDRFGKLQEHLRQLALLFRKLRLLYERCVEMTSDLQEGPSELLPYVGEELVSVKVEPCSPAVNQERKEVLEKVRQKNQEMKVLMDQMRNLLWDVNAMLTLRK